A single window of Achromobacter xylosoxidans DNA harbors:
- a CDS encoding c-type cytochrome, producing MMKKAIVAALSVLAAGSAWAADGTPAAADAQLIKQGEYLSRAGDCIACHTAKDGKPFAGGLGIESPLGTIYSTNITPDKDTGIGNYTLEDFDRAVRHGVAKDGHSLYPAMPYTAYAKVTPDDVKALYAYFMHGVEPVKQANKDTDITWPLSMRWPLGVWRWMFAPDVATAPVSATPANDADKQALLRGQYLVEGLGHCSTCHTPRGFALQEKALTDADGSAFLSGGVVEGWLAKNLRGDMADGLGSWSKEDIAAFLKSGRNGHSAAFGGMAQVVQDSTQHLSDADVNAIAVYLKSLPPVNKDATRPLAYNDTVAQALRTGKDTSDGAMTFLNNCAACHRSTGKGYAETFPQLALSSTVNSADPASLIHIVLKGAQMPGTTAAPTAYAMPGFDWRLTDKEVADVVTFVRASWGNQGAAVSASDVAKVRKDVGAAKAPVR from the coding sequence ATGATGAAGAAAGCCATTGTTGCCGCGCTCTCCGTCCTGGCCGCGGGCAGCGCCTGGGCCGCCGACGGCACCCCGGCCGCGGCCGATGCCCAGTTGATCAAGCAGGGCGAGTACCTGTCGCGCGCCGGCGACTGCATCGCCTGCCATACCGCCAAGGACGGCAAGCCCTTCGCCGGCGGCCTGGGCATCGAGTCGCCGCTGGGCACGATCTATTCCACCAACATCACGCCCGACAAGGACACGGGCATCGGCAACTACACGCTGGAGGACTTCGACCGCGCCGTGCGCCATGGCGTGGCCAAGGACGGCCACTCGCTGTATCCAGCGATGCCGTACACCGCCTACGCCAAGGTCACGCCGGATGACGTCAAGGCCCTGTACGCCTACTTCATGCACGGCGTCGAGCCGGTCAAGCAGGCCAACAAGGACACCGACATCACCTGGCCGCTGTCGATGCGCTGGCCGCTGGGCGTGTGGCGCTGGATGTTCGCGCCGGACGTCGCCACGGCCCCGGTCAGCGCCACGCCCGCCAACGACGCCGATAAGCAGGCGCTGCTGCGCGGCCAGTACCTGGTCGAAGGCCTGGGCCATTGCAGCACCTGCCACACGCCGCGCGGCTTCGCCCTGCAGGAAAAGGCCTTGACCGACGCCGACGGCTCGGCCTTCCTTTCCGGCGGCGTGGTCGAGGGCTGGCTCGCCAAGAACCTGCGCGGCGACATGGCCGACGGGCTGGGCAGCTGGAGCAAGGAAGACATCGCCGCCTTCCTGAAATCCGGCCGCAACGGCCATTCGGCCGCGTTCGGCGGCATGGCGCAGGTGGTGCAGGACAGCACCCAGCACCTGAGCGACGCCGACGTCAACGCCATCGCGGTGTATCTCAAGAGCCTGCCGCCGGTGAACAAGGACGCCACCAGGCCGCTCGCGTACAACGACACCGTGGCGCAGGCCCTGCGCACCGGCAAGGACACCAGCGATGGCGCCATGACGTTCCTGAACAACTGCGCGGCCTGCCACCGCAGCACAGGCAAGGGCTACGCGGAGACCTTCCCGCAGCTGGCCCTGAGTTCGACCGTGAATTCGGCCGATCCCGCCTCGCTGATCCACATCGTGCTCAAGGGCGCGCAGATGCCGGGCACGACGGCGGCGCCGACCGCGTACGCGATGCCGGGCTTCGACTGGCGCCTGACGGACAAGGAAGTCGCCGACGTGGTGACCTTCGTGCGTGCCAGCTGGGGCAACCAGGGCGCGGCAGTCAGCGCGTCCGACGTGGCAAAGGTGCGCAAGGACGTGGGGGCGGCGAAGGCGCCGGTGAGGTAG
- a CDS encoding GMC family oxidoreductase, with amino-acid sequence MAIKKDKVDAVLVGFGWTGAIMGQELTEAGLHVLALERGAMQDTPKEAEYPKVLDELAYSVRGKLFQDLSKETVTIRHGVDDVAVPYRQNGSFLLGTGVGGAGFHWNGMHYRVLPEELELRTRYETRYGKSFIPEGMTIQDFGVTYDELEPYFTKFEYVCGTSGKAGNLNGQIVEGGNPLEGKRSKEFPLPPLATTYGAQLFDKAAREVGFHPYPAPAANASGPYTNPYGVRLGPCNFCGFCENYGCYMYSKASPQTTILPVLLKKPNFELRTHSHVIKVNLDSTGKKAVGVTYIDAQGREVEQPADLVILSAYQMHNVRLLLLSGIGKPYDPKTNEGVVGKNYAYQMNGAVNVLLPKGTQLNPFVGTGAGGVGMDDLNGDQFDHGPLGFLGGASIRHVRYGGRPIKMTPTTPGTPTWGTAWKAGVQDAYQRFMTIGISGSVMSYRDAYLSLDPTYKDSFGQPLLRMTFDWHDNEFDMLGHMGNKMEEVAKAMKPEKHFVAVRKKGARYDTRVYQSTHNTGGAIMGSNPRESVVNKYLQSWDVPNVFVMGACAFPQNMGYNPTGLVGALAFWSAQAIRDQYLKNPGPLVQA; translated from the coding sequence ATGGCGATCAAGAAAGACAAAGTGGATGCGGTGCTGGTGGGCTTTGGCTGGACCGGCGCCATCATGGGCCAGGAACTGACCGAGGCCGGCCTGCACGTGCTGGCGCTGGAACGCGGCGCCATGCAGGACACGCCCAAGGAGGCGGAATATCCCAAGGTGCTCGACGAGCTGGCGTACTCCGTGCGCGGCAAGCTGTTCCAGGACCTGTCCAAGGAGACCGTGACGATACGGCATGGCGTCGACGACGTGGCCGTGCCGTACCGCCAGAATGGCTCGTTCCTCCTGGGCACCGGCGTGGGCGGCGCGGGCTTTCACTGGAACGGCATGCACTACCGCGTGCTGCCCGAGGAACTGGAACTGCGCACCCGCTACGAAACGCGCTACGGCAAGAGTTTCATCCCCGAGGGCATGACCATCCAGGACTTCGGCGTTACCTACGACGAGCTGGAACCGTACTTCACCAAGTTCGAATACGTCTGCGGCACCTCGGGCAAGGCCGGCAACCTCAACGGCCAGATCGTCGAGGGCGGCAACCCGCTGGAAGGCAAGCGCAGCAAGGAATTCCCGCTGCCGCCCTTGGCCACCACCTACGGCGCCCAGCTGTTCGACAAGGCCGCGCGCGAAGTGGGCTTCCATCCGTATCCGGCGCCCGCGGCCAACGCGTCGGGGCCCTACACCAACCCGTACGGCGTGCGCCTGGGCCCCTGTAATTTCTGCGGGTTCTGCGAGAACTACGGCTGCTACATGTATTCGAAGGCCTCGCCGCAGACGACCATCCTGCCGGTGCTGCTGAAAAAGCCCAATTTCGAACTGCGCACCCATTCGCACGTCATCAAGGTCAACCTCGATTCGACCGGCAAGAAGGCGGTCGGCGTGACCTACATCGACGCCCAGGGCCGCGAGGTCGAACAGCCCGCCGACCTGGTGATCCTGTCGGCCTACCAGATGCACAACGTGCGCCTGCTGCTGCTGTCCGGCATCGGCAAGCCCTACGATCCCAAGACCAACGAAGGCGTGGTCGGCAAGAACTACGCCTACCAGATGAACGGCGCGGTCAACGTGCTGCTGCCCAAGGGCACCCAGCTCAACCCGTTCGTGGGCACCGGCGCCGGCGGCGTCGGCATGGACGATCTGAACGGCGACCAGTTCGACCACGGCCCGCTCGGCTTTCTTGGCGGGGCCAGCATCCGCCACGTGCGCTACGGTGGCCGTCCCATCAAGATGACGCCCACCACGCCGGGCACGCCCACCTGGGGCACGGCCTGGAAGGCCGGCGTGCAGGACGCCTACCAGCGCTTCATGACCATCGGCATTTCCGGCTCGGTGATGTCGTACCGCGACGCCTACCTGTCGCTGGACCCGACCTACAAGGACAGCTTCGGCCAGCCGCTGCTGCGCATGACGTTCGACTGGCACGACAACGAATTCGACATGCTCGGCCACATGGGCAACAAGATGGAGGAAGTGGCCAAGGCCATGAAACCCGAGAAGCACTTCGTCGCCGTGCGCAAGAAGGGCGCGCGCTACGACACCCGCGTCTACCAGAGCACGCACAACACGGGCGGCGCCATCATGGGCTCCAACCCCAGGGAAAGCGTGGTCAACAAGTACCTGCAAAGCTGGGACGTGCCCAACGTGTTCGTGATGGGGGCCTGCGCCTTTCCGCAGAACATGGGCTACAACCCGACCGGCCTGGTGGGCGCCCTGGCGTTCTGGTCCGCGCAAGCGATCCGCGACCAGTACCTGAAGAATCCCGGTCCGCTGGTCCAGGCGTAA
- a CDS encoding gluconate 2-dehydrogenase subunit 3 family protein — MTQDAKPRRRFLQALAIVPASTLAVGVAATGCTNAADGGAARAAKAYEPTYFTKPEWDFIVAAVDHLIPADQYGPGAIEAGVPEFIDRQMETPYGHGKLWYMQGPFHPDVAPELGYQLNQNPREVYRHGIEACDAWCTKTHGKRYAELDKPMQEQILKDLQAGKIEFDTVPARTFFSFLLANTKEGFFADPMYGGNKNMVGWKMVGFPGARGDYMDWADQPNVKYPYGPVSISGEKG, encoded by the coding sequence ATGACACAAGACGCAAAGCCGCGCAGGCGGTTTCTGCAGGCGTTGGCCATCGTGCCGGCCTCGACACTGGCGGTGGGCGTGGCCGCCACGGGCTGTACCAACGCCGCCGACGGCGGCGCGGCGCGCGCGGCCAAGGCCTACGAGCCCACCTACTTCACCAAGCCCGAATGGGACTTCATCGTGGCCGCGGTCGATCACCTGATCCCCGCGGACCAGTACGGCCCCGGCGCGATCGAGGCCGGCGTGCCCGAGTTCATCGACCGCCAGATGGAGACGCCTTACGGCCACGGCAAGCTCTGGTACATGCAGGGGCCGTTCCATCCCGACGTGGCGCCGGAACTGGGCTACCAGCTGAACCAGAACCCGCGCGAGGTCTACCGCCACGGCATCGAGGCCTGTGACGCCTGGTGCACGAAGACCCACGGCAAGCGCTACGCCGAACTGGACAAGCCGATGCAGGAACAGATCCTGAAGGACCTGCAGGCCGGCAAGATCGAGTTCGATACCGTTCCCGCCAGGACCTTCTTCAGCTTCCTGCTGGCCAACACCAAGGAAGGCTTCTTCGCCGACCCGATGTACGGCGGCAACAAGAACATGGTGGGCTGGAAGATGGTGGGTTTCCCGGGCGCGCGCGGCGACTACATGGACTGGGCCGACCAGCCCAACGTCAAGTATCCCTACGGGCCCGTGTCGATCTCCGGGGAAAAGGGGTAA
- a CDS encoding MFS transporter: MSQVLSNSAPAAAAGQRAAWGLAGLALSMLLSSLGTSSANVALPTLARAWDAPFAQVQWIVLAYLLAITSCVVGAGRLGDIAGRRRLLLGGIVVFVLASAGCGLAATLGQLVAARAAQGVGAALMMALTMAFVSDLAPRNRTGSAMGLLGTMSAVGTALGPTLGGALIAGPGWRAIFLVNAPLGLAALALAYRCLPADPPRGGRAARFDLTGTVVLAMALAAYALAMTPGRGHFGAFNAGLLLAAALGAWLFLRVEARAAAPLLRPALLRQPGLAAGLATNALVSTVMMATLVVGPFYLARALGLDAAATGLAMSAGPLVSALSGVPAGRLVDRRGAGRVARAGLAALALGAALLAAAPTSLGLAGYIAPIVLLTAGYALFQAANNTAIMGAIDAGQRGLVAGMLNLSRNLGLVTGASLMGAVFALGTGAPDLSTAAPAAVARGMAVAFGVAALLGAGAWLIAQRHRAH; the protein is encoded by the coding sequence ATGTCTCAAGTTCTTTCGAATTCGGCGCCGGCCGCGGCCGCCGGCCAGCGCGCCGCCTGGGGCCTGGCCGGCCTGGCGCTGTCGATGCTGCTGTCCTCGCTGGGTACCAGCAGTGCCAATGTCGCCCTGCCGACGCTGGCCCGCGCGTGGGACGCTCCGTTCGCGCAGGTGCAATGGATTGTGCTGGCCTATCTCCTGGCGATCACTTCCTGCGTGGTGGGCGCGGGCCGCCTGGGCGACATTGCGGGCCGGCGACGGCTGCTGCTGGGCGGGATCGTGGTGTTCGTGCTGGCATCGGCCGGCTGTGGCCTGGCCGCCACGCTCGGTCAACTGGTGGCGGCGCGCGCAGCGCAGGGCGTGGGCGCGGCGCTCATGATGGCGTTGACCATGGCGTTCGTGAGCGATCTGGCGCCCAGGAATCGAACAGGCAGCGCCATGGGACTGCTGGGCACGATGTCGGCGGTGGGCACGGCGCTGGGGCCGACGTTGGGCGGCGCCTTGATCGCCGGGCCTGGCTGGCGCGCGATTTTCCTGGTGAACGCGCCGCTCGGTCTGGCGGCGCTGGCGCTGGCCTATCGCTGCCTGCCGGCCGATCCGCCACGCGGGGGCCGCGCCGCGCGCTTCGACCTCACCGGCACGGTAGTGCTGGCGATGGCGCTGGCGGCCTATGCGTTGGCCATGACGCCGGGGCGGGGTCACTTCGGCGCGTTCAATGCCGGCCTGCTGCTGGCCGCCGCGCTGGGCGCATGGCTGTTCCTGCGGGTCGAGGCGCGCGCGGCGGCGCCGCTGCTGCGTCCGGCGTTGTTGCGCCAGCCGGGCCTGGCGGCGGGATTGGCGACGAACGCGCTGGTCTCCACGGTGATGATGGCCACCCTGGTGGTGGGGCCGTTCTACCTGGCGCGAGCGCTGGGACTGGATGCGGCCGCAACCGGGCTGGCGATGTCGGCCGGACCGCTGGTGAGCGCACTGAGCGGCGTGCCGGCGGGACGCCTGGTCGACCGTCGTGGCGCGGGACGCGTGGCGCGCGCGGGCCTGGCGGCGCTTGCGTTGGGCGCGGCGCTGCTGGCGGCGGCGCCCACCTCGTTGGGACTGGCGGGGTATATCGCGCCCATCGTCCTGCTGACCGCGGGCTATGCGCTGTTCCAGGCGGCCAACAATACCGCCATCATGGGCGCCATCGACGCCGGCCAACGCGGGTTGGTGGCGGGCATGCTGAACCTGTCGCGCAACCTGGGGCTGGTCACGGGGGCCTCGCTCATGGGAGCGGTGTTTGCCCTGGGCACGGGCGCGCCGGACCTGTCGACCGCCGCGCCGGCCGCAGTCGCACGGGGAATGGCGGTGGCGTTCGGCGTGGCGGCGCTGTTGGGGGCAGGCGCGTGGCTGATCGCCCAACGCCACCGCGCCCACTGA
- a CDS encoding LysR family transcriptional regulator, with product MSRPDLNLLLTLDVLLTECNVARAARRLHLSPSAMSRALARLRDTTGDPLLVRAGRGLVPTPRAQELREQVSRLVQEAQGVLRPAELLDPSRLSRHFTLRTSDGFVEYFGPALIALAQREAPGVRLRFVQKPDKDSAPLRDGSVDLETGVIGAASSPEIRTRALFRDRFIGVVRAGHPLARGKVTAARYAAGQHVLVSRRGLDKGPIDEGLRALGLAREIAVIVAGFSDALSLARGSDLIASVPERHTGNLRAGMHSFALPVEVPALTVSMLWHPRMDADPAHRWLRECVRQVCAA from the coding sequence ATGTCCCGTCCCGACCTGAACCTGCTGCTCACGCTCGACGTCCTGCTGACCGAGTGCAACGTCGCCCGCGCCGCGCGCCGCCTGCACCTGAGCCCGTCGGCAATGAGCCGGGCGCTGGCGCGCCTGCGCGACACCACCGGCGACCCGCTGCTGGTGCGCGCCGGCCGCGGCCTGGTGCCGACGCCGCGCGCCCAGGAACTGCGCGAACAGGTGAGCCGGCTGGTGCAGGAGGCGCAAGGCGTGCTGCGTCCGGCCGAACTGCTCGACCCGTCGCGGCTGTCGCGCCACTTCACGCTGCGCACCAGCGATGGCTTCGTGGAGTATTTCGGCCCGGCGCTGATCGCGCTCGCGCAGCGCGAAGCGCCCGGCGTGCGGCTGCGCTTCGTGCAGAAACCCGACAAGGACAGCGCGCCGCTGCGCGATGGCAGCGTGGACCTGGAGACGGGCGTGATCGGCGCCGCCAGCAGTCCCGAGATCCGCACCCGGGCGCTGTTTCGCGACCGCTTCATCGGCGTGGTGCGCGCCGGCCATCCGCTGGCCCGTGGCAAGGTCACGGCGGCGCGCTACGCCGCCGGCCAACACGTGCTGGTCTCGCGCCGCGGGCTCGACAAAGGCCCGATCGACGAGGGGCTGCGCGCGCTCGGCCTGGCGCGCGAGATCGCCGTGATCGTCGCCGGGTTTTCCGACGCCCTGTCGCTGGCGCGCGGTTCCGACCTGATCGCCAGCGTGCCCGAGCGCCATACCGGCAACCTGCGGGCCGGAATGCACAGCTTCGCGCTGCCGGTCGAGGTGCCGGCCCTCACCGTCTCGATGCTGTGGCATCCGCGCATGGATGCCGACCCCGCTCACCGCTGGCTGCGCGAATGCGTGCGGCAGGTGTGCGCGGCCTGA
- the ftrA gene encoding transcriptional regulator FtrA produces MKNHLVVALAYDRLCTFEFGCVTELFALERPELGVDWYRFAVCAIEPGPLRAAGGIMVAAPYSLKMLDIADTIVVPGWRDADELPPEPLLKRLRKAHRSGARLCSICSGVFVLAAAGVLDGKTVTTHWRYADMLRQRYPQVRVEPDALYVDEGQVITSAGSAAGLDMLLYLVRRDYGAAVANRVAQRLVVAPHREGGQAQFVPRPVPHDESGRLTKLMDWMRQHSALPHTLRSLAERAAMSPRTLQRQFHDATGMAPYEWLVRERVAAAREMLEAQTPLPIGRIAELAGFGSEESLRRHFRRIALTSPTAYRAKFGQSAR; encoded by the coding sequence ATGAAAAATCATCTCGTCGTTGCCCTCGCTTACGATCGGCTGTGCACTTTCGAGTTCGGGTGCGTGACTGAGCTGTTCGCGCTAGAACGCCCTGAGCTCGGTGTGGATTGGTACCGTTTCGCCGTTTGCGCGATCGAGCCCGGCCCGCTGCGGGCCGCGGGTGGAATCATGGTCGCCGCACCCTATTCGCTCAAAATGCTCGACATTGCGGACACGATCGTGGTGCCCGGGTGGCGCGATGCTGACGAATTGCCGCCCGAGCCGCTGCTGAAACGGCTTCGAAAGGCTCATCGGAGCGGGGCGCGGCTTTGTTCGATCTGTTCCGGCGTGTTCGTGCTGGCTGCCGCGGGTGTGCTGGACGGGAAGACGGTGACTACCCACTGGCGATATGCCGATATGCTGCGGCAGCGTTACCCGCAAGTGCGCGTCGAGCCAGATGCGCTATATGTCGACGAAGGCCAGGTCATTACCTCGGCTGGTTCCGCGGCCGGGCTGGATATGTTGCTTTATCTGGTGCGCAGGGATTATGGCGCGGCCGTGGCTAATCGGGTCGCGCAGCGACTTGTGGTAGCGCCGCATCGGGAGGGCGGACAGGCGCAGTTCGTGCCTCGCCCCGTGCCGCACGACGAGAGCGGGCGCCTGACAAAGTTGATGGACTGGATGCGTCAGCATTCCGCCTTGCCGCACACGTTGCGCTCGCTCGCGGAACGCGCGGCGATGAGTCCGCGCACACTGCAACGGCAATTCCATGACGCTACCGGCATGGCACCCTACGAATGGCTCGTGCGGGAGCGCGTGGCAGCAGCCCGTGAAATGCTGGAAGCGCAGACTCCCTTGCCAATCGGCCGCATTGCCGAATTGGCAGGTTTCGGCTCGGAAGAGTCGCTGCGCAGGCACTTCCGGCGTATCGCGCTGACGAGTCCTACCGCCTACCGGGCAAAGTTCGGTCAGAGCGCGAGGTGA
- a CDS encoding rhodanese-like domain-containing protein, whose translation MSTTNAVTAIPAAAPAAALSHFRAALQFETDCSDVASALASGTPGFILLDVRGPALFSQGHVPGAINLPHGKIVESKLVDYPADALFVTYCAGPHCNGATRGALRLAQLGRPVKIMIGGITGWLDEGFNLSANED comes from the coding sequence ATGTCGACTACCAACGCTGTCACCGCCATCCCCGCCGCCGCCCCCGCCGCCGCACTCTCCCACTTCCGCGCTGCGCTTCAGTTCGAAACTGATTGCTCCGACGTCGCCAGCGCGCTCGCAAGTGGCACGCCCGGCTTTATCCTGCTCGACGTGCGGGGTCCAGCCCTGTTCTCGCAGGGCCATGTGCCGGGCGCGATCAATCTGCCTCACGGCAAGATTGTCGAATCGAAGCTGGTGGACTATCCGGCCGACGCCCTCTTCGTCACGTATTGCGCCGGCCCGCACTGTAACGGCGCGACACGTGGGGCCTTGCGCCTCGCTCAACTGGGGCGACCGGTGAAGATCATGATCGGAGGGATTACAGGATGGCTGGACGAAGGCTTCAACTTGTCCGCGAATGAGGATTGA
- a CDS encoding helix-turn-helix transcriptional regulator: MNPSAYPAGQPPRMPPAIAHHHFDVAAQAPERRLLAWRDQVGHVVDVLPDRDALRQPFNASIDRYRIGRLMFTDCRSDALRLERSLVRISRDNIRDFAFHVFLEGGVDDVTLRNAPRPPDARGAARVLAVDLGQPVRLWRHACRMLTFFVPAELVQEVFPDPQAIHGRTLHDGMPLLPLAIGQVAALGQTMRGLDARQAQADIITCVRLLLAAFGKDARLAGNARAAGRAAMVAEVRRYVQANLHQAGLTPESVIQALRLPRPTVYRLFQHEGGLGAYIRQLRLRLAAEELARYPHLTVMEIAYGLGFGSASDFARAFRRAYDMPPQEFREQSWRWPGRAVPRA, from the coding sequence ATGAACCCAAGTGCTTATCCGGCCGGCCAACCGCCGCGCATGCCTCCCGCCATCGCCCACCATCATTTCGATGTGGCGGCGCAGGCCCCCGAACGCCGCCTGCTGGCATGGCGCGACCAGGTCGGGCACGTGGTCGACGTGCTGCCCGACCGCGACGCGCTGCGCCAGCCTTTCAACGCGTCCATCGATCGCTATCGCATCGGCCGGCTGATGTTCACCGATTGCCGTTCCGACGCCCTGCGGCTGGAACGTTCGCTGGTGCGCATTTCACGCGACAACATCCGCGACTTCGCCTTCCATGTGTTCCTGGAAGGCGGGGTGGACGACGTGACGCTGCGCAACGCGCCGCGCCCGCCGGATGCGCGCGGCGCGGCGCGGGTGCTGGCGGTGGACCTGGGCCAGCCGGTGCGGCTGTGGCGCCACGCCTGTCGCATGCTGACCTTTTTCGTGCCGGCGGAATTGGTGCAGGAGGTGTTTCCCGATCCGCAGGCGATCCACGGCCGCACGCTGCACGATGGCATGCCGCTGCTGCCGCTGGCGATCGGCCAGGTGGCGGCGCTGGGCCAAACGATGCGCGGCCTGGACGCGCGGCAAGCGCAGGCCGACATCATCACCTGCGTGCGGCTGCTGTTGGCCGCCTTCGGCAAGGACGCGCGCCTGGCTGGCAATGCGCGCGCGGCGGGGCGGGCGGCCATGGTCGCGGAGGTCCGGCGCTACGTGCAGGCCAATCTGCACCAGGCCGGGCTGACGCCGGAATCGGTGATCCAGGCGCTGCGCCTGCCGCGTCCCACGGTGTACCGCCTGTTCCAGCACGAAGGCGGGCTGGGGGCTTACATCCGCCAGCTGCGCCTGCGCCTGGCCGCCGAGGAACTGGCGCGCTACCCGCACCTGACGGTGATGGAAATCGCCTATGGGCTGGGGTTCGGCAGCGCATCGGACTTTGCCCGCGCGTTCCGCCGCGCCTACGACATGCCGCCGCAGGAATTCCGCGAACAGTCATGGCGCTGGCCCGGGCGGGCCGTCCCGCGCGCCTAG
- a CDS encoding GNAT family N-acetyltransferase, which produces MPSLTFRSPTLADTDRCFAIESTAYEGDEAATHAKIATRIAEYPQGFLLLEEDGAIVGFINSGCAHDVVMSDEAFKELVGHDPAAPNVVIMSVVVDPVHQGKGHAARLMHRFIDDCRRQGKQTIHLMCKERHVELYRKLGYRYVRPSPSDHGGMAWHEMVMAL; this is translated from the coding sequence ATGCCTTCCCTGACTTTCCGTTCCCCCACCCTGGCCGACACCGATCGCTGCTTCGCGATCGAAAGCACCGCCTACGAAGGCGACGAGGCCGCCACCCACGCCAAGATCGCCACCCGCATCGCCGAGTATCCGCAGGGCTTCCTGCTGCTGGAGGAGGATGGCGCCATCGTCGGCTTCATCAACAGCGGCTGCGCCCACGACGTGGTCATGTCGGACGAGGCCTTCAAGGAATTGGTCGGCCATGACCCGGCCGCGCCCAACGTGGTGATCATGTCGGTGGTGGTCGATCCGGTGCACCAGGGCAAGGGCCATGCCGCGCGCTTGATGCACCGCTTCATCGACGACTGCCGCCGCCAGGGCAAGCAGACCATCCACCTGATGTGCAAGGAACGCCACGTCGAGCTGTACCGCAAGCTCGGCTACCGCTACGTGCGGCCGTCGCCGTCCGACCATGGCGGCATGGCCTGGCACGAAATGGTGATGGCGCTGTAG
- a CDS encoding Bug family tripartite tricarboxylate transporter substrate binding protein, producing the protein MFKAMPKFAVALAAALFASPGAQAAQDYPGKPITMVVPFAPGGTVNLMGRLLANRMSEALGQTVIVENKPGGGGSIGANFVAKAAPDGYTLLLATMGQQSILPLISKNLPYNADKDFAPVALFSTVPNVLAVSRDAPARTVAELVAYGKANPGKLNMASAGIGSVNHLTGELFMFRSGARFEHVPYRGAGPATSDLLSGQVQVLFANLPNVLPYVKSGQVRVLAVASDKRSDAIADIPTLAEAGVKDAVVESWYGVMAPAGTDPQVLRKLQDTILAIANDKTLVGQLAEQGAVPYPGTSEDLARLSAEETRRWKQIIDSARIQLD; encoded by the coding sequence ATGTTCAAGGCAATGCCGAAATTCGCCGTGGCGCTGGCCGCGGCCCTCTTTGCCAGCCCAGGCGCGCAGGCCGCGCAGGACTATCCAGGCAAGCCGATCACGATGGTGGTGCCGTTCGCGCCGGGCGGCACCGTCAACCTGATGGGGCGCCTGCTGGCCAACCGCATGTCCGAGGCGCTGGGGCAGACGGTGATCGTCGAGAACAAGCCCGGAGGCGGTGGCAGTATCGGCGCCAACTTCGTGGCCAAGGCGGCGCCGGACGGCTACACGCTGCTGCTGGCGACGATGGGGCAGCAGTCGATCCTGCCGCTGATATCGAAGAACCTGCCGTACAACGCCGACAAGGACTTCGCGCCGGTGGCGCTGTTCTCGACGGTGCCCAATGTGCTGGCGGTGTCCAGGGACGCGCCGGCCAGGACCGTGGCCGAGCTGGTGGCCTATGGCAAGGCCAATCCCGGCAAGCTGAACATGGCGTCCGCCGGCATCGGTTCGGTCAACCACCTGACCGGCGAGCTGTTCATGTTCCGCTCGGGCGCGCGCTTCGAGCACGTGCCGTATCGCGGCGCCGGACCGGCCACGTCGGACCTGCTGTCGGGACAGGTGCAGGTGCTGTTCGCCAACCTGCCCAATGTGCTGCCGTACGTGAAGTCGGGGCAGGTGCGGGTGCTGGCGGTGGCCAGCGACAAGCGCAGCGATGCCATCGCCGATATCCCGACCCTGGCCGAGGCCGGGGTCAAGGACGCGGTGGTGGAGTCCTGGTACGGGGTGATGGCGCCGGCAGGGACCGATCCGCAGGTGCTGCGCAAGTTGCAGGACACGATACTGGCCATCGCCAACGACAAAACGCTGGTGGGGCAGCTGGCCGAGCAGGGCGCGGTGCCGTATCCGGGCACGAGCGAGGACCTGGCCAGGTTGTCGGCCGAGGAAACCCGGCGCTGGAAGCAGATCATCGACAGCGCCAGGATCCAGCTGGATTGA